One region of Miscanthus floridulus cultivar M001 chromosome 19, ASM1932011v1, whole genome shotgun sequence genomic DNA includes:
- the LOC136528333 gene encoding homeobox-leucine zipper protein ROC8-like: MDFGDEPEGSDSQRQRKRYHRHTPRQIQQLEAMFKECPHPDENQRAALSRELGLEPRQIKFWFQNRRTQMKAQHERADNCFLRAENDKIRCENITMREALKNVICPNCGGPPVAEDYFDEEKLRMENARLKEELDWVSSMTSKYLGRPFTQMPPVPTMSVSSLDLSMGGMPGQQGPLGGPSLDLDLLSGCSSGMPYQMPAPVTEMERPMMVDMATRAMDELIRLAQAGDQIWVKGMPGDAREVLNVATYDSLFAKPGGAFRPPDINVEGSRDSGLVFMSAVELVDVFMDTNKWMEFFPGIVSKAQTVDVLVNGLGGRSDSLIMMYEELHIMTPVVPTRELSFLRYCKQIEQGLWAVADVSLDGQRDAHYGMPSRSCRMPSGCLIADMSNGYSKVTWVEHMEIEQMLPINVLYRNLVLSGAAFGAHRWLAALQRACERFAALATLGVPHHDVAGVTPEGKRSMMKLSQRMVSSFCASLSSSPLQRWTLLSGTTDVSVRVSTHRSTDSGQPNGVVLSAATSIWLPVPGDHVFAFVRDENARSQWDVLSHGNQVQEVSRIPNGSNPGNCISLLRGLNANQNSMLILQESCTDASGALVVYSPIDIPAANVVMSGEDPSGIPLLPSGFAILPDGRPGSGAGASSSAVVPLASPPGCVVTVAFQILVSNLPSSRLNAESVATVNSLIGTTVQQIKAALNCAGP, from the exons ATGGATTTCGGCGACGAACCTGAGGGCTCCGACAGCCAGCGCCAGCGGAAGCGCTACCACCGCCACACCCCGCGCCAGATTCAGCAGCTCGAGGC GATGTTCAAGGAGTGCCCGCACCCCGACGAGAACCAGCGCGCCGCGCTCAGCCGGGAGCTCGGCCTGGAGCCGCGCCAGATCAAGTTCTGGTTCCAGAACCGCCGCACCCAGATGAAG GCGCAGCACGAGCGCGCGGACAACTGCTTCCTGCGCGCGGAGAACGACAAGATCCGGTGCGAGAACATCACCATGCGCGAGGCGCTCAAGAACGTCATCTGCCCCAACTGCGGCGGCCCGCCCGTCGCCGAGGACtacttcgacgaggagaagctgCGCATGGAGAACGCCCGCCTGAAAGAAGAG CTGGACTGGGTGTCGAGCATGACGTCCAAGTACCTCGGCCGGCCGTTCACGCAGATGCCGCCGGTGCCGACCATGTCCGTGTCGTCGCTGGACCTGTCCATGGGCGGGATGCCCGGGCAGCAGGGCCCCCTCGGCGGGCCGTCGCTGGACCTCGACCTCCTCAGCGGCTGCTCGTCCGGGATGCCGTACCAGATGCCGGCGCCCGTGACGGAAATGGAGCGCCCCATGATGGTGGACATGGCGACGCGCGCCATGGACGAGCTCATCCGGCTCGCGCAGGCCGGCGACCAAATCTGGGTCAAGGGCATGCCCGGGGACGCCAGGGAGGTGCTCAACGTCGCCACCTACGACAGCCTCTTTGCCAAGCCCGGTGGCGCGTTCCGCCCGCCGGACATTAACGTCGAGGGCTCCAGGGACTCGGGCCTTGTCTTCATGAGCGCCGTCGAGCTCGTCGACGTCTTCATGGACACG aACAAGTGGATGGAATTCTTCCCGGGCATCGTGTCCAAGGCGCAGACCGTCGATGTTCTCGTGAACGGCTTGGGCGGGAGGAGCGACTCCTTGATCATG ATGTACGAGGAGCTGCACATCATGACGCCGGTCGTCCCGACTCGCGAGCTGAGCTTCCTCCGCTACTGCAAGCAGATCGAGCAGGGGCTGTGGGCCGTCGCCGACGTCTCCCTGGACGGGCAGCGCGACGCCCACTACGGCATGCCGTCCCGCTCCTGTCGCATGCCGTCGGGGTGCCTCATCGCCGACATGTCAAATGGCTACTCCAAG GTGACCTGGGTCGAACACATGGAGATCGAGCAGATGCTCCCGATCAACGTCCTCTACCGCAACCTCGTGCTGAGCGGCGCCGCGTTCGGGGCGCACCGCTGGCTCGCCGCGCTGCAGCGTGCGTGCGAGCGGTTCGCGGCCCTGGCCACCCTCGGCGTGCCGCACCACGACGTCGCCGGAG TGACGCCGGAGGGGAAGCGGAGCATGATGAAGCTGTCGCAGCGGATGGTGAGCAGCTTCTGCGCGAGCCTGAGCTCGTCGCCGTTGCAGCGGTGGACGCTGCTCTCCGGCACCACGGACGTGAGCGTCCGAGTGTCCACGCACCGCAGCACCGACTCCGGCCAGCCCAACGGCGTCGTCCTCAGCGCCGCCACCTCCATCTGGCTGCCCGTCCCCGGCGACCACGTGTTCGCCTTCGTCCGCGACGAGAACGCGCGATCCCAG TGGGACGTCCTGTCGCACGGCAATCAGGTTCAGGAGGTGTCGCGCATCCCCAACGGCTCCAACCCCGGCAACTGCATCTCCCTGCTGAGA GGGCTGAACGCGAACCAGAACAGCATGCTGATCCTTCAGGAGAGCTGCACGGACGCGTCCGGGGCGCTGGTGGTGTACTCGCCGATCGACATCCCGGCGGCGAACGTGGTGATGAGCGGCGAGGACCCGTCAGGCATCCCGCTGCTGCCGTCGGGCTTCGCCATCCTGCCGGACGGACGCCCGGGGTCCGGCGCGGGCGCGTCCAGCAGCGCCGTCGTCCCGCTCGCGTCGCCGCCGGGCTGCGTGGTCACCGTCGCGTTCCAGATCCTCGTCAGCAACCTGCCGTCGTCCAGGCTCAACGCCGAGTCCGTCGCCACCGTCAACAGCCTCATCGGCACCACCGTCCAGCAGATCAAGGCGGCGCTCAACTGCGCCGGCCCTTGA